The Benincasa hispida cultivar B227 chromosome 9, ASM972705v1, whole genome shotgun sequence genome has a segment encoding these proteins:
- the LOC120086051 gene encoding LOW QUALITY PROTEIN: cytochrome P450 90D2-like (The sequence of the model RefSeq protein was modified relative to this genomic sequence to represent the inferred CDS: inserted 1 base in 1 codon), with protein sequence MDSLWDVLVVTAIFFTTIILYRNCFRLLRSKFCNQLPLGSLGWPFIGETIEFISCAYSDRPETFMNKRRRLYGKVFKSHIFGSPTIVSTDSEVSKFILQSDAKAFVPSYPKSLTELMGKSSILLINGSLQKRIHGLVGAFFKSSHLKAQITKDMECYVQLSMANWTENNLIYLQDETKNISFQILVKILISLNPGQRMEFLKKQFQDFIAGLMALPVNIPGSRLYQSLQAKRNMVKLVKKIIQERKSCGISPVPKDVMEVLLKDENEELTDDLIAENMIDMMIPGEDSVPILMTLAVKYLSDCPAALQQLTEENLKMKGLKEQLGETLHWSDYLSMPFTQSVITETLRMGNIIIGVMRKAMKDMKIKGYLIPKGWSVLTYFRSVHLDDNHYDCPYKFNPWRWQDRDLSSCNFTPFGGGQRLCPGLDLARLEASIFLHHFVTHFRFQLLTDEAFHPSVRLTSSNFHNLPPLSPSAFPNXPGFSPAPMTTYGTIPTSAAPGTSSDLDFVSRGKQRLKAGLATRVPWRLMFDFHSFTLPFNFHETFSRIKTNIVYFRMNYVIIVLSILFLSLLWHPISLIVFTAMLAVWLFLYFLRDEPLILFGRLINDRLVMALLSVFTLVFLFLTKATLNILLSLLIAAVLVLIHAAMRKTDDLFLDEGATTVYTFGSDAPGTSVSLYSS encoded by the exons ATGGATAGTTTATGGGATGTTTTGGTAGTGACAGCCATTTTTTTTACCACCATTATTCTCTATAGGAACTGCTTTAGACTTCTCAGATCAAAATTCTGCAACCAACTCCCTTTGGGCTCTCTTGGCTGGCCTTTCATTGGTGAGACTATTGAGTTCATCTCCTGCGCTTATTCGGACCGTCCCGAAACCTTCATGAACAAACGTCGTCGCCT GTATGGGAAGGTGTTCAAGTCACATATTTTTGGAAGTCCTACCATTGTTTCTACTGATTCAGAAGTCAGCAAGTTCATTCTGCAGAGTGATGCCAAGGCTTTTGTACCGTCTTATCCGAAATCTTTGACAGAATTGATGGGGAAGTCTTCTATTTTGCTGATAAATGGGAGCTTGCAGAAGAGAATTCATGGTCTTGTGGGAGCTTTCTTCAAGTCTTCACATCTCAAAGCTCAAATAACCAAGGATATGGAGTGTTATGTCCAATTATCAATGGCAAATTGGACTGAGAACAATCTTATTTACCTTCAAGATGAAACCAAAAAT ATTTCCTTTCAAATATTAGTAAAGATATTGATTAGTTTAAATCCTGGTCAAAGGATGGAATTTCTCAAGAAACAGTTTCAAGACTTCATTGCTGGGCTTATGGCTTTGCCAGTGAACATACCTGGAAGCAGGCTTTACCAATCCTTGCAG GCCAAAAGGAATATGGTTAAACTAGTAAAGAAGATAATACAAGAGAGAAAAAGCTGTGGAATTTCACCTGTCCCAAAAGATGTCATGGAAGTTTTGCtcaaagatgaaaatgaagaactAACAGATGATCTAATAGCAGAGAACATGATTGACATGATGATTCCTGGGGAAGATTCAGTGCCAATCTTAATGACTCTTGCAGTAAAATACCTTTCTGATTGCCCCGCTGCACTTCAACAGTTAACG GAGGAAAACTTGAAGATGAAAGGACTGAAAGAGCAGCTCGGTGAGACGTTGCATTGGAGCGATTACTTATCGATGCCATTTACGCAGAGT GTGATCACTGAGACACTAAGGATGGGAAACATTATAATTGGGGTGATGCGTAAGGCAATGAAAGACATGAAGATAAAAGGATACCTAATACCTAAGGGTTGGTCAGTTCTTACATACTTTAGATCTGTTCATCTTGATGACAATCACTATGACTGCCCTTACAAGTTCAATCCATGGAGGTGGcaa GACAGAGACTTGAGTAGTTGTAACTTCACTCCttttggaggtggacaaagacTATGCCCTGGACTTGACTTAGCTAGGCTTGAAGCTTCCATTTTCCTTCACCACTTTGTCACTCACTTCAG GTTTCAACTACTCACCGACGAAGCCTTTCATCCGTCGGTCAGACTCACAAGTTCCAACTTCCACAACCTTCCTCCTCTCTCTCCGTCGGCTTTCCCAA TGCCGGGATTCTCCCCCGCTCCGATGACCACCTACGGCACGATCCCCACCTCCGCCGCTCCTGGAACCTCCTCCGACCTCGACTTCGTCTCCCGCGGCAAACAGCGTCTCAAAGCCGGCCTCGCCACTCGCGTTCCATGGCGGCTGATGTTCGATTTCCACTCCTTCACTCTCCCTTTCAACTTCCACGAAACTTTCTCTCGAATCAAAACCAACATCGTTTACTTCCGTATGAACTATGTCATTATCGTCCTCTCAATTCTCTTCTTGAGCCTCCTCTGGCATCCGATCTCCCTCATCGTCTTCACCGCCATGCTTGCCGTTTGGCTGTTCCTGTATTTCCTTCGCGATGAGCCTTTGATCCTCTTCGGCCGTTTGATCAACGATCGATTGGTGATGGCTCTGCTCTCGGTGTTCACACTTGTGTTCTTGTTTCTGACAAAAGCGACGCTCAATATCCTGTTGTCGCTTCTGATCGCTGCTGTGCTGGTGCTGATCCACGCCGCTATGAGGAAGACGGATGATCTGTTCTTGGATGAAGGAGCTACTACAGTCTACACTTTCGGTTCGGATGCTCCTGGAACCTCAGTTTCTCTTTATTCTTCGTAA